From Proteus vulgaris:
TGATTATGATCAAAATACAGCAATGTTAGCGACCCTCGCTGTGGGGGCAAAATTGCAAGATAACTTCCAAACTTACCGTTTCTTACGTACTCCTGAAGATCCTGTAAAACGTGATAGTCCTCGTCGTGCCTTTATGATGGTGCTTTGGGGTGCAATTGGTGTATTGGCAGGTGCAGGTGTTGCATTAGTAAGACGTAGCTCATTAAAAAAATAATAATTATTAAATTTTGTCTGATGACAATAACGAGACATCAGGTGTTTCGGCACCTGATGTATTGAGTATAAGGGCATATTGCTTTCCCAAAAATAAGCGATATAACAACGAAAAAAAGAGAGCCACTGTGAAAGTGTTGACTGTTTTTGGCACACGCCCTGAAGCGATAAAAATGGCACCTTTAGTGCACGCTTTAGCAAATGATGATTCGTTTGAAGCGAAGGTATGTGTTACGGCCCAACATCGAGAAATGCTTGATCAGGTATTAAATCTTTTTGAGATCAAACCAGATTATGATCTCAATATTATGAAACCAGGACAAGATTTAACGGATATTACCTGTCGTATTTTAGAAGGGTTAAAACCGGTATTAGCATCATTCCAACCTGATGTTGTTTTGGTGCATGGTGATACAACGACAACCATGGCAGCAAGTTTAGCCGCTTTTTATCAACGAATTCCGGTTGGTCATGTGGAAGCAGGATTGCGTACAGGTAATCTTTATTCACCATGGCCAGAAGAAGCCAACCGTACCATTGCAGGGCATCTTGCCATGTATCATTTCGCGCCAACAGAGACAGCAAAATTAAATCTGGTACGAGAAGCGGTTGCAGATAAAAATATTTTTGTTACCGGAAATACTGTTATTGATGCACTGTTTTGGGTGAGTGATAGAGTGATGGGCAATCAAACACTCTTGAATGAACTCGCTGTAAACTATCCTTTTATTCAGCCAGATAAAAAAATGATCCTTGTGACGGGGCATCGTCGCGAAAGCTTTGGTGGTGGTTTCGAACGTATTTGCCAAGCATTAGCTGAAATTGCCTTAGCGCACCCTGATGTTGAAGTTGTCTATCCTGTTCACTTAAACCCAAATGTGAGTGAGCCTGTTCAACGCATTCTTCACGGTATTGACAACATTAAACTAATACAGCCACAAGATTATCTCCCATTTGTTTATCTAATGAACCATGCTTACCTTATTTTGACCGATTCTGGTGGGATCCAAGAAGAAGCGCCTTCATTAGGTAAGCCCGTTCTGGTCATGCGAGACACAACAGAGCGCCCAGAAGCAGTTGAAGCGGGTTCTGTTCGCTTGGTGGGAACCGACACCAAACGTATTGTTAGCGAAGTAACCTCTTTATTGACAGACGAAAACGCGTATCACCAAATGAGTAAGGCGACAAATCCTTATGGTGATGGACATGCCTGCCAACGTATTCTTGAAGCATTGAAAAAAAATCAGGTGACATTATGAGTTTTGAAACTATTTCTGTTATCGGCCTCGGCTACATTGGTTTACCTACAGCGGCAGCTTTTGCCTCTCGTAAAAAAAGCGTCATTGGTGTTGATGTTAATCAGCATGCAGTTGATACAATTAATAAAGGTCAAATTCACATTGTTGAACCTGATCTCGATAAAGTTGTTAAACAAGCCGTTGAAGAGGGGCATTTAAAAGCCTATACCACGCCACAGCCAGCAGATGCTTTCCTTATTGCGGTACCAACACCGTTTAAAGGTGAACATGAGCCTGATTTAGCCTATGTTGAATCAGCGGCTCGCTCTATTGCACCTGTACTGAAAAAAGGTGACCTTATTATCCTTGAATCGACGTCACCTGTTGGTTCTACTGAACAAATGGCACTGTGGTTAGCCGAAGCTCGCCCAGATTTAACGTTCCCTCATCAAGACGGTGAAGAAGCAGATATTGATATTGCTTATTGTCCTGAGCGTGTATTACCAGGCCAGGTTATGATTGAGCTTATTCGTAATGACCGAGTTGTTGGTGGGATGAACCGTAAATCCTCCGAGCGTGCGAGTGATCTATACAAAATTTTCCTTGAAGGTGAATGTGTTATCACCAATGCACGTACCGCAGAAATGTGTAAGCTAACGGAAAATAGCTTCCGTGATGTTAATATTGCATTTGCTAACGAATTATCGCTGATTTGCGCTGACCAAGATATCAATGTGTGGGAGCTAATTAGCTTGGCGAACCGCCATCCACGCGTCAATATTTTACAACCAGGTCCAGGTGTTGGTGGACACTGTATCGCAGTTGACCCTTGGTTTATCGTGTCACAAAATCCAAAGCAATCTCGTTTAATTCACACTGCGCGTTTAGTCAATGATGGCAAACCAGTGTGGGTTATTGATCAAGTGAAAGCTGCGGTTGCTGATTGCCTGACTGAAACGGGTAAACGTGCTAATGAAATTAAAATAGCCTGCTTTGGTTTAGCCTTTAAACCTAACATTGATGATTTACGTGAAAGCCCAGCTATGAACATCACCAAACAAGTGGCAGATTGGCACAGCGGTACAACATGGGCTGTTGAACCTAATATTCATGAGTTACCAACAAAACTGAAAGGGATCACGGAGTTAGTGTCAACTGAGCAAGCATTAAAAGATGCTGATATTGTCTTGATGCTCGTTGATCATCAGCAATTTAAAGCGATCCCAGGTAGTAAAGTCACTCAAAAATGGATTGTAGATACGAAAGGAGTATGGCGTTGAAACGCATTCTAGTTACGGGTGGAGCCGGTTTTATCGGCTCTGCTGTTGTTCGACATATTATTGAAAACACCAATGACAGTGTTGTTGTGGTGGATAAGCTGACTTATGCCGGTAATTTAGAGTCATTAGCGACAGTGGCTAACAGTGAACGCTATGCGTTTGAGCAAGTTGATATCTGTGATAGAGCAGAGCTTGACCGCTTATTTGCTCAATATCAACCAGATGTTGTGATGCATTTAGCAGCAGAAAGTCATGTTGACCGTTCTATTGATGGTCCTGCGGCATTTATTGAAACCAATATTGTCGGTACTTACACATTACTGGAAGCGGCTCGTCATTATTGGCAAGTACTCTCTGAAGATAAGAAAGCGGCATTTCGTTTTCACCATATCTCAACAGATGAAGTATATGGCGATCTAGAAGGTACAGATGATTTCTTTACTGAAACCACACCTTATGCCCCAAGTAGCCCTTATTCTGCTTCTAAAGCATCAAGTGACCATTTAGTACGTGCATGGTTACGGACTTATGGCTTACCTACGGTGATCACAAACTGTTCAAATAACTATGGCCCTTATCATTTCCCTGAAAAATTAATCCCTTTAATTATTTTAAATGCGATTTCAGGAAAGCCATTACCTGTCTATGGAAAAGGTGAGCAAATTCGTGATTGGCTCTATGTTGAAGATCATGCTCGAGCTCTCTATTTAGTCGCAACAACAGCAACACCGGGTAAAACCTACAATATTGGTGGTCATAATGAACGCCGTAATATTGATGTTGTTAAAACAATTTGTGCGCTATTAGAAGAGTTATATCCAGCAAAACCAGAAGGTGTTGCTCAATACGCTGATTTAATTACATATGTAAAAGATAGACCTGGTCATGATCTGCGTTATGCCATTGATGCTGCGAAAATTGAAGCTGAATTAGGTTGGAAGCCCGAAGAGACATTTGAATCAGGTATTCGTAAAACTGTTTTGTGGTACTTAAATAACGAAACATGGTGGAAACGTGTACTTGATGGCTCTTACGCAGGTGAACGTTTAGGGCTTGGAAACTGATTAAGTAAAAGGATAAATGATGAAAGGTATTATTCTAGCGGGTGGCTCTGGTACACGACTACATCCGATAACCAAAGGGGTATCGAAACAGTTGTTGCCTATCTACGATAAGCCCATGATCTATTATCCGCTTTCAGTTCTGATGCTTGCTGGTATTCGAGATATTTTGATCATCACAACACCCGATGACATGACCTCATTTCAACG
This genomic window contains:
- the wecB gene encoding non-hydrolyzing UDP-N-acetylglucosamine 2-epimerase — translated: MKVLTVFGTRPEAIKMAPLVHALANDDSFEAKVCVTAQHREMLDQVLNLFEIKPDYDLNIMKPGQDLTDITCRILEGLKPVLASFQPDVVLVHGDTTTTMAASLAAFYQRIPVGHVEAGLRTGNLYSPWPEEANRTIAGHLAMYHFAPTETAKLNLVREAVADKNIFVTGNTVIDALFWVSDRVMGNQTLLNELAVNYPFIQPDKKMILVTGHRRESFGGGFERICQALAEIALAHPDVEVVYPVHLNPNVSEPVQRILHGIDNIKLIQPQDYLPFVYLMNHAYLILTDSGGIQEEAPSLGKPVLVMRDTTERPEAVEAGSVRLVGTDTKRIVSEVTSLLTDENAYHQMSKATNPYGDGHACQRILEALKKNQVTL
- the wecC gene encoding UDP-N-acetyl-D-mannosamine dehydrogenase; this translates as MSFETISVIGLGYIGLPTAAAFASRKKSVIGVDVNQHAVDTINKGQIHIVEPDLDKVVKQAVEEGHLKAYTTPQPADAFLIAVPTPFKGEHEPDLAYVESAARSIAPVLKKGDLIILESTSPVGSTEQMALWLAEARPDLTFPHQDGEEADIDIAYCPERVLPGQVMIELIRNDRVVGGMNRKSSERASDLYKIFLEGECVITNARTAEMCKLTENSFRDVNIAFANELSLICADQDINVWELISLANRHPRVNILQPGPGVGGHCIAVDPWFIVSQNPKQSRLIHTARLVNDGKPVWVIDQVKAAVADCLTETGKRANEIKIACFGLAFKPNIDDLRESPAMNITKQVADWHSGTTWAVEPNIHELPTKLKGITELVSTEQALKDADIVLMLVDHQQFKAIPGSKVTQKWIVDTKGVWR
- the rffG gene encoding dTDP-glucose 4,6-dehydratase, with the protein product MKRILVTGGAGFIGSAVVRHIIENTNDSVVVVDKLTYAGNLESLATVANSERYAFEQVDICDRAELDRLFAQYQPDVVMHLAAESHVDRSIDGPAAFIETNIVGTYTLLEAARHYWQVLSEDKKAAFRFHHISTDEVYGDLEGTDDFFTETTPYAPSSPYSASKASSDHLVRAWLRTYGLPTVITNCSNNYGPYHFPEKLIPLIILNAISGKPLPVYGKGEQIRDWLYVEDHARALYLVATTATPGKTYNIGGHNERRNIDVVKTICALLEELYPAKPEGVAQYADLITYVKDRPGHDLRYAIDAAKIEAELGWKPEETFESGIRKTVLWYLNNETWWKRVLDGSYAGERLGLGN